The Manis javanica isolate MJ-LG chromosome 4, MJ_LKY, whole genome shotgun sequence genome contains a region encoding:
- the VMO1 gene encoding vitelline membrane outer layer protein 1 homolog codes for MKQGAGDKLLFLLWATCCRRALANGPSGYKSVIEVTNGGPWGDWAWPEMCPDGFFASGFSIKLEPPQGIPGDDTALNGIRLHCARGNAERNTHVVESQSGRWGAWSEPQWCPGGGFLVAFSLRVEVPTTPGDNTAANNVLFRCSDSTELEGPGLAWGDFGDWSEPCPKGMCGLQTKIERPRGLRDDTALNDVRFFCCRS; via the exons ATGAAGCAGGGCGCAGGAGACAAGTTGCTGTTTCTGCTGTGGGCGACGTGCTGCCGACGTGCCCTAGCAAATGGCCCGAGCGGCTATAAATCGGTCATCGAGGTGACCAACGGGGGCCCTTGGGGCGACTGGGCCTGGCCCGAGATGTGTCCTGATGGATTCTTCGCCAGCGGGTTCTCCATCAAG CTGGAGCCCCCCCAAGGCATTCCTGGAGACGACACCGCTCTGAACGGGATCCGGCTGCACTGCGCACGCGGGAACGCAGAGCGCAACACGCACGTGGTGGAGTCCCAGTCTGGAAG GTGGGGTGCATGGAGTGAGCCGCAGTGGTGTCCCGGCGGCGGCTTCCTCGTGGCTTTCTCACTTCGCGTGGAGGTACCCACGACGCCTGGGGACAACACGGCTGCGAACAACGTGCTCTTCCGCTGCTCAGACAGCACGGAGCTggaggggcctggcctggcctggggagATTTTGGAGACTGGAGTGAGCCGTGCCCTAAAGGCATGTGCGGCTTGCAGACCAAGATCGAGCGGCCTAGGGGCCTCCGCGATGACACCGCGCTTAACGACGTGCGCTTTTTCTGCTGCCGCAGTTAA